In Rhinolophus ferrumequinum isolate MPI-CBG mRhiFer1 chromosome 25, mRhiFer1_v1.p, whole genome shotgun sequence, the following proteins share a genomic window:
- the MRPL40 gene encoding 39S ribosomal protein L40, mitochondrial isoform X1 produces MAAAVLEATARALRSRCWLLRTWQTQIRDTHQRASLFSFWELIPMRAEPLRKKKKVDPKKDQAARDRLKKRIRRLEKASQELIPIEDFITPVRLLDKVRQRPQVELTFEESERRALLLKKWSLYKQQEHEMERNAIRSMLEAQQEALQELQLTSPELHAEAIKRDPSLFPFEREGPNYTPPVSNYQPPEGRYHDITKVYTQVEFKR; encoded by the exons ATGGCCGCCGCGGTGTTAGAAGCTACTGCGCGCGCTTTGCGCTCGCGGTGCTG GCTTCTGAGAACTTGGCAGACACAGATTAGAGACACCCACCAGCGAGCTTCGTTGTTCTCTTTCTGGGAACTCATTCCCATGAG AGCAGAACCTCTGCGAAAGAAGAAGAAGGTAGATCCTAAAAAAGACCAAGCAGCAAGAGACCGTTTGAAAAAGAGGATTCGACGACTGGAAAAGGCTAGCCAGGAGCTAATTCCTATTGAAGATTTTATTACACCTGTGAGACTCTTGGATAAAGTGAG ACAGCGGCCTCAGGTCGAGCTCACCTTTGAGGAGAGTGAGCGGAGAGCTTTGCTTCTGAAGAAATGGTCCCTGTACAAGCAGCAAGAGCATGAGATGGAGAGAAATGCCATCAGGTCCATGCTTGAGGCCCAGCAGGAAGCTCTGCAGGAGCTGCAACTCACATCCCCGGAGCTCCATGCGGAGGCCATCAAGCGAGACCCAAGTCTGTTTCCCTTTGAGAGAGAAGGTCCAAATTACACACCACCTGTCTCCAACTACCAGCCCCCTGAAGGCAGGTACCACGACATCACCAAAGTGTACACACAGGTGGAGTTCAAGAGGTAG
- the MRPL40 gene encoding 39S ribosomal protein L40, mitochondrial isoform X2, with protein sequence MRAEPLRKKKKVDPKKDQAARDRLKKRIRRLEKASQELIPIEDFITPVRLLDKVRQRPQVELTFEESERRALLLKKWSLYKQQEHEMERNAIRSMLEAQQEALQELQLTSPELHAEAIKRDPSLFPFEREGPNYTPPVSNYQPPEGRYHDITKVYTQVEFKR encoded by the exons ATGAG AGCAGAACCTCTGCGAAAGAAGAAGAAGGTAGATCCTAAAAAAGACCAAGCAGCAAGAGACCGTTTGAAAAAGAGGATTCGACGACTGGAAAAGGCTAGCCAGGAGCTAATTCCTATTGAAGATTTTATTACACCTGTGAGACTCTTGGATAAAGTGAG ACAGCGGCCTCAGGTCGAGCTCACCTTTGAGGAGAGTGAGCGGAGAGCTTTGCTTCTGAAGAAATGGTCCCTGTACAAGCAGCAAGAGCATGAGATGGAGAGAAATGCCATCAGGTCCATGCTTGAGGCCCAGCAGGAAGCTCTGCAGGAGCTGCAACTCACATCCCCGGAGCTCCATGCGGAGGCCATCAAGCGAGACCCAAGTCTGTTTCCCTTTGAGAGAGAAGGTCCAAATTACACACCACCTGTCTCCAACTACCAGCCCCCTGAAGGCAGGTACCACGACATCACCAAAGTGTACACACAGGTGGAGTTCAAGAGGTAG
- the C25H22orf39 gene encoding UPF0545 protein C22orf39 homolog isoform X1, which yields MAEGSSWRPPRPCEAYRAEWNLCRSARHFLHNYYVHGERPACEQWRRDLDSCREWEERRSAEAQVGLVHNPKDGDWSTHSSEYVGASAWLGTWSPTYPALLAHPSPVFRVPHCFYALEDNFAHCTASRKPDTIANCCEQPGWAGPCSTLAITAQEMAVLRILCVHMGQ from the exons ATGGCCGAGGGCAGCAGCTGGCGG CCGCCGCGCCCTTGCGAGGCCTACCGCGCGGAGTGGAACCTCTGCCGCAGCGCTCGGCACTTCCTGCACAACTACTACGTCCACGGCGAGCGGCCGGCCTGCGAGCAGTGGCGGCGCGACCTGGACAGCTGCCGCGAGTGGGAGGAGCGCCGGAGCGCCGAGGCCCAG GTGGGGCTGGTGCACAACCCTAAGGACGGTGACTGGTCCACACATTCTAGTGAGTACGTGGGAGCTTCTGCTTGGCTTGGAACATGGAGCCCAACGTATCCAGCCCTACTTGCCCACCCCTCACCTGTGTTCAGGGTTCCCCACTGCTTCTACGCTCTGGAAGACAATTTTGCCCACTGCACAGCATCCAGGAAGCCAGACACCATTGCAAATTGCTGTGAGCAGCCAGGTTGGGCTGGCCCATGTTCCACCCTGGCAATAACAGCACAGGAGATGGCTGTCCTGAG AATTCTATGTGTCCACATGGGTCAGTAG
- the C25H22orf39 gene encoding UPF0545 protein C22orf39 homolog isoform X2, producing the protein MAEGSSWRPPRPCEAYRAEWNLCRSARHFLHNYYVHGERPACEQWRRDLDSCREWEERRSAEAQRSLCESERARVQTARKHALVWTLRQNPPADWHLPLPQEEKDE; encoded by the exons ATGGCCGAGGGCAGCAGCTGGCGG CCGCCGCGCCCTTGCGAGGCCTACCGCGCGGAGTGGAACCTCTGCCGCAGCGCTCGGCACTTCCTGCACAACTACTACGTCCACGGCGAGCGGCCGGCCTGCGAGCAGTGGCGGCGCGACCTGGACAGCTGCCGCGAGTGGGAGGAGCGCCGGAGCGCCGAGGCCCAG CGGTCCCTCTGTGAGAGTGAGCGTGCGAGAGTCCAGACTGCACGAAAGCATGCCCTGGTGTGGACCCTGAGGCAGAACCCCCCTGCAGACTGGCATCTTCCTCTGCCGCAGGAGGAGAAAGACGAGTGA